AAAAAATCTTAGTTTTTGGTCTTAATTTTTTTAAGTTCCTGAAAACGTACAGCAACACTCAATGCATTTAAATAGCAAATTATAACTCCTTTTTTACCATCCAGAAAACCAAAGCGAACCAAATATTGATTTAGAAATTGATATATGGGACGAATATAAAAATGGAAAAAATTAGGAGATGTTTTTTTTAAGACCTCTTCCTGAGCTTTTAATTGTCCGTAGAAAACCATTTTTTGTTTGTAATCATCATAATTCGAATAGGAATGATGGATAAGCCTATTTTTTAGTTTACCGATTCTTCCGTTTACGATTAATTTTTCGTGAACGATTTTTTTGATGTTATAACTGGCATCTTCTCGTTTAAAAAGACGAATTATTTTATCTGTTTGCCATCCGCTAAAGCGTAATTTTTTGTTTTCAAACATAAAATTTCTACGCATGAAATAAGCAGAATCACTATTTTTTTTATTGATTACAATAGTAATTTCCTGCTGAAGCTCAGGTGTAAGTCTTTCATCTGCATCCATAAAAAGAATCCATGAATTTGAGGCCAGACTTAGGGCATAATTGCGTTGGGAAGCAAAATTATCAAAAGAACGCTGTACGGTTTTTACGTTCTTGAAGGAAGTTGCTATTTCAAAAGTTTTATCTGTGCTGAAAGAATCTACAACAATAATTTCATCGGCGAAAGCCAAATGATCCAGAACGGTTTTTATATTTTGTTCTTCATTATAGGTAATTACCAATGCCGTTAAAAGTTGTTTTTCCTGTAAAATCATTCTGCAGAAGAGCTAAGATTTTGTTTCAAAAACAATTCGATTTTATCCTTAAAAAAATCAGGTTTAAATTCCTCGTACAAAGACAACGATTCTTTCTTGAGGATCTTTTCTGTTTTTTGTTCGAATAAATCCGGACGATAATCTTTTAAATGTACCGAAAGATGATGAATTCCATCCTCAAAAGTAGCCCAGATTTTCTTTTCGATCCAAGGCGAAAAAATAATAAAAGATGGTTTCTCAAGCGCTTTTGCCATATTTATTGCACCGCCATCATTACCAATAATAATATCACATTGATTTACCAAACCAATAAACGAACGCAAATCTCCTCCTAATAAATCAAAAT
This genomic window from Flavobacterium sp. 9 contains:
- a CDS encoding glycosyltransferase family 2 protein: MILQEKQLLTALVITYNEEQNIKTVLDHLAFADEIIVVDSFSTDKTFEIATSFKNVKTVQRSFDNFASQRNYALSLASNSWILFMDADERLTPELQQEITIVINKKNSDSAYFMRRNFMFENKKLRFSGWQTDKIIRLFKREDASYNIKKIVHEKLIVNGRIGKLKNRLIHHSYSNYDDYKQKMVFYGQLKAQEEVLKKTSPNFFHFYIRPIYQFLNQYLVRFGFLDGKKGVIICYLNALSVAVRFQELKKIKTKN